Proteins found in one Aethina tumida isolate Nest 87 chromosome 1, icAetTumi1.1, whole genome shotgun sequence genomic segment:
- the LOC109609640 gene encoding conserved oligomeric Golgi complex subunit 1 isoform X1, translating to MSKLNSNLLELDVDRLFEDHSIDEILEIDRLLDTELEKKRNDLRSMVGDRYKDILAASDAIRSMKTISQEIVNNIGRISNTCETLVDEPKPVQTTVSYEVNKDKIEERTLVIQIRLAIFMNEQIWVALDEENNFEAAQLYLLAQHIHTGLSLYKKERLDRIPLLQQIKNNLIILRSRIFHRITEKLESVEITAEETSYNLNALLLLENQNSQELLSIFIEHRKTALNTVINSSHSSVRVQISAMVRCLITTVHLLHDCFINSEDNKKGLIWQQLDEIMSENAQPTLSKLSLPNTPLEAYIPDIIKQFRPKYTVDIEKTTLKDTKNVIEDWLKSTQSTVLKGVEKSLNLVTNVKGLYKIREEALKIESPEIWDKICSESNLPANFNVWYFFFQKLLTNRVKALITNQIISGIENLQVDVSHALSQCTKSSQSELDLRWYTWTDDIADVSKTENKHIGLSMKTKGFSPYVVSLCEKWDAKFFKLLEDTSQYIFGIECNDTDSHLQINAVRDYKFKKKFIDRDEIVNYLRVESARNSEKITHFINDLVNKTQDESHLVTKSLICARFLQAISQLCPNYNKCCTFNNTSDEWTRICDNFNKNSFSLWNNWVNYCCERTKKNIEGEMSNVNPKSMIKCLAKWDNIEIQEQTEDKVFKSHIRVPLKESLILHNTIVKLSNELHCVLPHTIPKPVHVQFIERNCEIILNHYKKLLEQDLNQNQSLQFLFDVKFLTTFCIPRENGQLIGCSQEICDKLRSKIDPFDLDVFYSYLQNNVKRAVCQSQVILGCLLPSSSQLASLGLSEKNKELEKEPSIIALSTPSTNAWFPLLPVTAPSQKVSTPNAVQKETKVSSASKTSRKSPRKSQDPTAAVRSGAAALFGGLTADWFS from the exons atgtctaagttaaattctaatttactAGAATTAGATGTAGATAGGCTGTTTGAGGATCACAGCATAGATGAAATTCTTGAAATTGATAGGTTACTGGATACAGAACTAGAAAAGAAACGAAATGATTTGCGGTCTATGGTTGg ggACCGCTATAAAGATATATTAGCTGCTTCTGATGCTATTAGGTCCATGAAAACCATCTCACAAGAAATAGTTAACAATATTGGGAGGATATCGAACACCTGTGAAACTTTAGTAGATGAACCCAAACCTGTACAAACAACAGTTAGTTATGAAGTCAACAA GGATAAAATAGAAGAAAGAACACTGGTCATCCAGATAAGGCTggcaatttttatgaatgaacAGATTTGGGTTGCTTTGGATGAGGAAAACAACTTTGAAGCTGCCCAGCTTTATCTACTTGCACAACACATCCATACAG GACTAAGCTTGTACAAGAAGGAAAGATTGGACAGAATTCCACTTCTTCAACAGATTAAAaacaacttaataatattaaggtCTAGGATATTTCATAGGATCACAGAGAAACTAGAATCAGTAGAAATAACAGCTGAAGAGACCAGTTACAATTTGAATGCATTACTATTATTAGAGAACCAAAATAGTCAAGAGTTACttagtatttttatagaaCATCGCAAAACTGCCTTAAATACCGTCATAAATTCTTCCCATTCAAGTGTTCGTGTGCAAATTAGTGCAATGGTACGATGCCTTATCACAACTGTACATTTATTGCATGATTGTTTTATAA ATTCTGAGGATAACAAAAAGGGTTTAATTTGGCAGCAATTGGATGAAATAATGTCTGAAAATGCACAACCCactttatctaaattatctttacCAAACACACCCTTGGAAGCATATATTCCAGatattataaaacagtttAGGCCAAAATACACAGTTGATATAGAAAAAACAACCCTTAAAGACACCAAAAATGTTATTGAAGATTGGCTAAAGTCAACCCAATCTACTGTATTAAAAGGAGTAGAAAAATCCTTAAATCTGGTGACCAACGTCAAAggattgtataaaattagagaGGAAGCTTTAAAAATAG aGTCTCCTGAAATCtgggataaaatttgttcagaATCAAATTTGCCAGCTAATTTTAATGTGTGGTATTTCTTCTTCCAAAAACTATTAACTAATAGAGTTAAAGCCTTAAttacaaatcaaataattagtgGCATAGAGAATTTACAAGTAGATGTGTCTCATGCCTTAAGCCAATGCACAAAGTCATCACAGTCTGAGTTGGACTTAAGATGGTACACATGGACAGATGATATTGCAGATGTTAGTAAAACTGAAAACAAACATATAGGTTTATCAATGAAAACGAAGGGATTTTCGCCGTATGTAGTCTCATTGTGTGAAAAATGGGAtgccaaattttttaaattgttagaaGATACATCACAGTATATATTTGGTATTGAATGTAATGATACAGATAgtcatttacaaataaatgcgGTGCgagattataaatttaagaagaaatttattgacaGAGATgagattgtaaattatttaagagtgGAAAGTGCCAGAAATTCAGAGaa gataacccattttattaatgactTGGTGAATAAAACACAAGATGAAAGTCATCTGGTCACAAAGTCATTGATTTGCGCCCGGTTTTTACAAGCAATTAGTCAACTGTGtccaaattataacaaatgttGCACTTTTAACAATACTTCTGATGAGTGGACAAGAATTTGtgataatttcaacaaaaacagTTTCTCCCTATGGAATAACTGGGTGAATTATTGCTGTGAAAGGACAAAAAAGAACATAGAAGGTGAAATGAGTAACGTTAATCCAAAATCCATGATAAAATGCTTGGCA AAATGGGACAACATTGAAATACAAGAGCAAACTGaagataaagtttttaaatcacATATTAGAGTGCCTCTAAaagaaagtttaatattacacAACACCATAGTAAAACTTAGTAATGAGTTACATTGCGTCCTTCCCCACACAATTCCTAAACCAGTGCATGTGCAGTTTATAGAAAGAAACTGTGAAATCATTCTAAATCATTACAAAAAACTCCTGGAGCAAGACTTGAACCAAAACCAGTCATTACAGTTTCTATTCGACGTCAAATTTCTAACTACGTTCTGCATTCCAAGAGAAAATGGCCAGTTGATTGGATGTTCCCAAGAAATCTGTGATAAACTAAGGTCGAAAATTGATCCCTTCGACTTGGatgtattttattcttatctGCAAAATAATGTGAAACGTGCCGTTTGCCAGTCGCAAGTAATACTAGGTTGCTTATTGCCTTCGTCTAGTCAGCTGGCCAGTTTAGGTCTGTCGgagaaaaataaagagttGGAAAAAGAACCGTCAATAATTGCGTTGAGTACTCCTTCTACGAACGCTTGGTTCCCCTTGTTGCCTGTTACGGCACCTTCTCAGAAAGTCTCAACGCCAAATGCAGTTCAGAAAGAAACTAAG GTTTCTAGTGCAAGTAAGACGTCCCGAAAATCACCCAGGAAATCACAAGACCCAACGGCAGCTGTACGATCAGGAGCAGCTGCCTTATTTGGTGGCCTGACTGCTGACTGGTtttcataa
- the LOC109609640 gene encoding conserved oligomeric Golgi complex subunit 1 isoform X2: MSKLNSNLLELDVDRLFEDHSIDEILEIDRLLDTELEKKRNDLRSMVGDRYKDILAASDAIRSMKTISQEIVNNIGRISNTCETLVDEPKPVQTTVSYEVNKDKIEERTLVIQIRLAIFMNEQIWVALDEENNFEAAQLYLLAQHIHTGLSLYKKERLDRIPLLQQIKNNLIILRSRIFHRITEKLESVEITAEETSYNLNALLLLENQNSQELLSIFIEHRKTALNTVINSSHSSVRVQISAMVRCLITTVHLLHDCFINSEDNKKGLIWQQLDEIMSENAQPTLSKLSLPNTPLEAYIPDIIKQFRPKYTVDIEKTTLKDTKNVIEDWLKSTQSTVLKGVEKSLNLVTNVKGLYKIREEALKIESPEIWDKICSESNLPANFNVWYFFFQKLLTNRVKALITNQIISGIENLQVDVSHALSQCTKSSQSELDLRWYTWTDDIADVSKTENKHIGLSMKTKGFSPYVVSLCEKWDAKFFKLLEDTSQYIFGIECNDTDSHLQINAVRDYKFKKKFIDRDEIVNYLRVESARNSEKITHFINDLVNKTQDESHLVTKSLICARFLQAISQLCPNYNKCCTFNNTSDEWTRICDNFNKNSFSLWNNWVNYCCERTKKNIEGEMSNVNPKSMIKCLAKWDNIEIQEQTEDKVFKSHIRVPLKESLILHNTIVKLSNELHCVLPHTIPKPVHVQFIERNCEIILNHYKKLLEQDLNQNQSLQFLFDVKFLTTFCIPRENGQLIGCSQEICDKLRSKIDPFDLDVFYSYLQNNVKRAVCQSQVILGCLLPSSSQLASLGLSEKNKELEKEPSIIALSTPSTNAWFPLLPVTAPSQKVSTPNAVQKETKNSFTI, from the exons atgtctaagttaaattctaatttactAGAATTAGATGTAGATAGGCTGTTTGAGGATCACAGCATAGATGAAATTCTTGAAATTGATAGGTTACTGGATACAGAACTAGAAAAGAAACGAAATGATTTGCGGTCTATGGTTGg ggACCGCTATAAAGATATATTAGCTGCTTCTGATGCTATTAGGTCCATGAAAACCATCTCACAAGAAATAGTTAACAATATTGGGAGGATATCGAACACCTGTGAAACTTTAGTAGATGAACCCAAACCTGTACAAACAACAGTTAGTTATGAAGTCAACAA GGATAAAATAGAAGAAAGAACACTGGTCATCCAGATAAGGCTggcaatttttatgaatgaacAGATTTGGGTTGCTTTGGATGAGGAAAACAACTTTGAAGCTGCCCAGCTTTATCTACTTGCACAACACATCCATACAG GACTAAGCTTGTACAAGAAGGAAAGATTGGACAGAATTCCACTTCTTCAACAGATTAAAaacaacttaataatattaaggtCTAGGATATTTCATAGGATCACAGAGAAACTAGAATCAGTAGAAATAACAGCTGAAGAGACCAGTTACAATTTGAATGCATTACTATTATTAGAGAACCAAAATAGTCAAGAGTTACttagtatttttatagaaCATCGCAAAACTGCCTTAAATACCGTCATAAATTCTTCCCATTCAAGTGTTCGTGTGCAAATTAGTGCAATGGTACGATGCCTTATCACAACTGTACATTTATTGCATGATTGTTTTATAA ATTCTGAGGATAACAAAAAGGGTTTAATTTGGCAGCAATTGGATGAAATAATGTCTGAAAATGCACAACCCactttatctaaattatctttacCAAACACACCCTTGGAAGCATATATTCCAGatattataaaacagtttAGGCCAAAATACACAGTTGATATAGAAAAAACAACCCTTAAAGACACCAAAAATGTTATTGAAGATTGGCTAAAGTCAACCCAATCTACTGTATTAAAAGGAGTAGAAAAATCCTTAAATCTGGTGACCAACGTCAAAggattgtataaaattagagaGGAAGCTTTAAAAATAG aGTCTCCTGAAATCtgggataaaatttgttcagaATCAAATTTGCCAGCTAATTTTAATGTGTGGTATTTCTTCTTCCAAAAACTATTAACTAATAGAGTTAAAGCCTTAAttacaaatcaaataattagtgGCATAGAGAATTTACAAGTAGATGTGTCTCATGCCTTAAGCCAATGCACAAAGTCATCACAGTCTGAGTTGGACTTAAGATGGTACACATGGACAGATGATATTGCAGATGTTAGTAAAACTGAAAACAAACATATAGGTTTATCAATGAAAACGAAGGGATTTTCGCCGTATGTAGTCTCATTGTGTGAAAAATGGGAtgccaaattttttaaattgttagaaGATACATCACAGTATATATTTGGTATTGAATGTAATGATACAGATAgtcatttacaaataaatgcgGTGCgagattataaatttaagaagaaatttattgacaGAGATgagattgtaaattatttaagagtgGAAAGTGCCAGAAATTCAGAGaa gataacccattttattaatgactTGGTGAATAAAACACAAGATGAAAGTCATCTGGTCACAAAGTCATTGATTTGCGCCCGGTTTTTACAAGCAATTAGTCAACTGTGtccaaattataacaaatgttGCACTTTTAACAATACTTCTGATGAGTGGACAAGAATTTGtgataatttcaacaaaaacagTTTCTCCCTATGGAATAACTGGGTGAATTATTGCTGTGAAAGGACAAAAAAGAACATAGAAGGTGAAATGAGTAACGTTAATCCAAAATCCATGATAAAATGCTTGGCA AAATGGGACAACATTGAAATACAAGAGCAAACTGaagataaagtttttaaatcacATATTAGAGTGCCTCTAAaagaaagtttaatattacacAACACCATAGTAAAACTTAGTAATGAGTTACATTGCGTCCTTCCCCACACAATTCCTAAACCAGTGCATGTGCAGTTTATAGAAAGAAACTGTGAAATCATTCTAAATCATTACAAAAAACTCCTGGAGCAAGACTTGAACCAAAACCAGTCATTACAGTTTCTATTCGACGTCAAATTTCTAACTACGTTCTGCATTCCAAGAGAAAATGGCCAGTTGATTGGATGTTCCCAAGAAATCTGTGATAAACTAAGGTCGAAAATTGATCCCTTCGACTTGGatgtattttattcttatctGCAAAATAATGTGAAACGTGCCGTTTGCCAGTCGCAAGTAATACTAGGTTGCTTATTGCCTTCGTCTAGTCAGCTGGCCAGTTTAGGTCTGTCGgagaaaaataaagagttGGAAAAAGAACCGTCAATAATTGCGTTGAGTACTCCTTCTACGAACGCTTGGTTCCCCTTGTTGCCTGTTACGGCACCTTCTCAGAAAGTCTCAACGCCAAATGCAGTTCAGAAAGAAACTAAG AATTCTTTTACTATATAG